Below is a window of Ananas comosus cultivar F153 linkage group 9, ASM154086v1, whole genome shotgun sequence DNA.
ggtgcacgcttggtgatggtccTCCTTTACTATCCATATCTTTTACACTCCTGTGACATAGCAGTCCTCCACTATTGCGTTACTCTGTTACTATATTAGTTGACGTCGACTTGCAGTATCTCACATACTGTCTTTACTTACTCTGCTCGGTTGTCCTATGCGTAGTATTCTatataggggtagagtagatggcattcgtatatactatacttgtgacctggttggtcggttctcctgtttgcatcggtgacctgtttggtcgttcgttactttccgtaTATTGACCTATCTtggtcggttcacgttgttacttgatgacctatacggtcggttagccccgaggggcggtgattgtcggctgattgccgacggttggctattgatcatatctgcattgatcgccacagctcgagtgcatttcacgtacaccagcgggttgatcccccgcaggagggtgttcttttccggaaaagtggtcgtacatccgacccgtgagcccagcggtgttctctctgtgctagggttacatgccaggtgtgagcaggtagtggcttttgcctgaggtccttagaccgacacggcggtttagattgggtacttttggactacttgtccggttgacgcatatagttatagtagcggttgttgcatgtatacttgTAGTTCCTTCTTTacacttgtcttgctactatagttttgatatccctGTATGTATGCTTTTCGTactagttacagtagcggtagttgttctcTCATATCTATATCTCATTcgtcattatcgttgctactgtatttcacttacccatatACTATTGTTtatcttcctgatccggtgagtactcctcgccctcgtcgacttgcggtacccactgggagggaagacatgtttacatgttctcacctcccccaccatttttcaggtatcgcgggcgatgtttagtgggacgagacgtgaggtacgtgtgtagcggtcgatagagcttccgacccaggttatttcgatttagctATTACCTTTTTTATTTCTGTGGATATATAAAGCTTAGTCGgtttacatggttcagttttgtGTTATTATCtgaatatctgagttttcagttggttttggaatgtaataaaggatttgtgttttcttgaaataaaaatggttttctacccctcgtggtagcgttttaaaagataaaagttcccgtgtagggaacagttttcaaagggttttctgtagattttgtatcttagtatttcaaaacttgtttctgtaattggaaacattttaactgatagatgtgaatttatgtttaaatattgaatggaAAAAtatgaatctgtggtgaatggtgtatgaatatatataactgtggttatttgtatgttcatctggttgtggttgtatcatgtttgaactcttgtacttgtgcgacgccgtgcaaatacaggggagactctgtccgtgtgaacggtggatctcctgtatttgtggcggatctggcataccctggggtcaggttttaaaaaaattcagacgcttttccgctatgctttaaactaaaaagggaccccggggcgtgacactaagtTAAGTGAATTCTTGAGGTTCTTAGTAGGAGGCTTTGTAAAAGCTCCTAACTAATTTAGAATGGTTATCAGGGTGCTTGAAGGCTACAGAGAGAGAGCATATTTACTTGAGTGATCGAAAGGAGTCGACGAgtattcggtgggtttgacctcactgaaatgggtgaactccccctatgttctTGTTATTATTATGATATTAGAAATCATGCATATTTATGCTAGTAGCATTACAAATGAGTTGTGGGATAACTTTGATGTATTTACATCATATGACAAAGTTatatctctatgaagtagagaattGTATGCATTGAAGTTATGAAACATGCATTATATGATGGTCAGCATACTTGTATAGACAAGTTGAAATTGGCATATACTTGATAGAACTAGCATGAATTTCATGTTGTTGTTATAACCTAGTTAATGACTAGCACTTGATATTGGACTTATACtccgacctataggtcggtagaggacattccatgttttagacatgatgatcgaGAGCTTTGTATtatggattatgcttgctttccattgtgctcattcacacatgcttgtgagtgTCGCTCctcacaagccggcactccatagttagcctacgcgacatcatgctcgcccatgcgggattgggtatcaaagtggattgccgtggggagtgtatactaccaccgggccattaggcgcagcgcaagccggactacacttgtgtaggtccttataaATGGGTAAAGATAGCTAAAGATGCTAATTAAATGATCACTACTAAATAGTGTACATTAGTGGACACGATgtagcatgcatattcatgggTTATACTTGTTACATATTAATGTTTGCATTGGAGGCATAATAGTTCAAGTATTCATTACTtgtttaatgtcatatcatgcTATAGTGTACATGTTTATTATTTATGCCTCaggaacctagtggtgtaattcgctaaggtcggcggcttacccactgggaactattgattaatagttctcatacgctgtttattattgttttattttcagAGCCATCCACAGCGGGAGAGGCTAGGAATCACGGTAAGGGGGTCGCTTTTAGCTAGGTAGAGCTCGGAGTCCCGCTAGGTGATCATCTCTCTTTTTATGTGAGCTGGAGAGGTTCATGTacttatgtatagagaccaccacaTGTTTAGAGATGTTTATGTGGGATGTATAAGTGACTGGATAGTTATGTATGTTAGTAGTTtactttcttttctatttgcttTTAGAGTATAGTATGTATTATTTGCTTTGATATCATGGTAGTTGTTACTATTCCTTGATACTATTTCTCACAtgtttattgtagacgccttatatactttGGGTATATTGCCGGTCTGTGTGCgtaccgggtaggcttccgctggaacccgggcgtgacacactTTCAGGCTGTACAACAATTGATTATAAATGGGTTctgagaaagaaattaaaaccGAATGAGAATGTAGACAAATATAAAGCGAGATTTGTTGCAAaggttataaataaaaagaagaactAGACTTCTTTAATACTTTTTCTCTAATTACTAGAGTGACATTCATCAGAATTTTTATTGATATTGCTGGAATTCTTGATTTACTAATCCGTCAGATGGATGTAAAAATAACATTTCCGAATGAGGACCTAGTGAGGAAATTTATATGGACCAACTTGAGGAGTTCATTGATCttgagtaaaaaaataaaatgtgcaGGCTGAATAAATCCCTTAATAGCTCAAAGTAGGTACCCAGATGGTGGCATGAGAAATTTGATTCTTACATGATTGAAATAGCTTTAAATCAAATGAGTGCATGTGATcagtatatttattataaaacttttgaaaaatcACATGTTATTGTTAACCTTTATGTGGAttatatttgttaatttttgcCTCTAACTTAAATACTATCAATGAGACAACAATTatgctaaattattattttgaaataaaagataTTGATGAAGTTAACTTTATTTTGgatatgaaaattataaaaacaccatatggttttttttttttgactagttGCATTATATTGAGAAAATTTTGAGAAAGTACAATTTTTTTGATTGCAAGTATATGACTACTCTTTTTTATTCGAGTGTGcacttattttttgttaaaagtaaaaaataaaaatttgaatcaaaagaaATAAGCTAGTATGATTAGAAGCTTGCGTTTTGTGACTTATTGTACTAAACCTGATTGACATCTATGAAACGTATGATAAGATATCTCGTTGGtactaaaatttataacttgTTTAATAAAAAGTATCCTGTTGTAATTGAGGGTTACAGTAATGTTAACTGAAATATCTTATCACGTAATTCTCTTTCTATCTTTGGTTATATTTTACTTTAGCTGGTGGTactatatattgaaaatttaaaaagcaAACTATCATTACGAACTCAACTATGGAAGCCTAGCTTATTGCTTTAGCTTTAACTAACGAGGAAGCTAGTTGGTTGAAAGATTTATTGACTGAGATTTCATTTCTGAAAAGGTCAGTTccatatatgttaatatattatGATAGCACTGTTGTTATTGACAGAGTAAGAAACCATTATTATAACAGTAAATTTAGATTCATGAGAGAAAATATAGTATCGTGTGATTATACATAAACAATGGTATTATTAATGtagattatattaaatttacttATAATTTAGCAGATTCATTAACCAAGGCTTTAGGAAGAGAAATAATCTGGAGCACATCGAGAGAATAGGGTTAAAACTCATAATATCATGGACTACTTACGAAGATACCCAACATAATGATCCGAGATCTTGAAAAAttaagttacaaaaaaaaaaaaaaaaaaaatcatatgatGGCCATAAAGAATGGGCAACAGATACATCTATAtgatcatatatttatatattcatatgGTATGATTGCATTTATCTTGTAATAGAAAGAAGGTTTAATTATTACACTATCAATGAAATTTGTGACTCTTATGAATAGGGTGtcaaaattataagaataggaaaaaattttctcattgtaagagaaaaaaatagaagcaaataaaataatattataattatataaattactAACTCCTTCAAATTAGGCTTCTTTTCTTCTGCAGCAATTAAAGCACACTGTTGCTCCCGTGCACGATCATCATGAATTAATCCTTCAACATGTCTCATGCATTAACCTCAAGTAGTCCCTTAACTCCCCGGGAAAACAAGGGTACTGCCTCCATGTCATCCCATGCATCCTGATGATCTTGATGGCCTTCTCCTTGGTCGACGGCCGGCCGTCAACGTGCACCAGCGCCAGCAGCTTCTTCACCGCGCCGGACGCCATCATCTCGTCGAGCACCTTCTCCGTTGGGAAGAAGCTGCACACCAGCCACAGTATCTTCACCCCAACCTTCGTCCCGCCGTCCGACACCCGCAGTATCTTCTTCGCCACTGCCGCCACCCCCATCGCGTGCTCCGCGAACGCCGACCGCCCCTCCGGGCACTCGCACAGCCGCTTCAGGAGCAGCAGTATCCTTTCGCATGTGTGGCGGTCGGCATCGGGGAGGAGCTCGATCAGGACGGGCACCGCCCCGACGTCGACGGCTCTCGATCGGCCGCCCTTCGATCCCGCGACGATGGAAAGGAGCACTTCCAGCGACAGCGAGCTCAGCTTGCGGGTTGAGATCTCATCGGACAGGAGGTCAAGCAGCGATTTCAGGACCTCAGTGTTCTGATCATCGCCGAGCGCATCGATCCATTTGCGGTTGATCCTCGCCATCTTGACGAGAATGTCCATCGTAGCAATTCGCGCCTCTGCACTCCCTCGTTGGAGGATCGCCGTCATCGGCTTTACGCACTTCGGCCGTAGTAATATCTCTGCCGCCGATGACGATGCTTCGTCGTATAAAGGGAGAACAGAAACGACGCCTGCCGCCTCCTCGCAGGCTCGAAAGGCTGAGAAGTCGGTGATATCCGCCGCAGCCGTCGCCTGCGACATTATCCGAGCTAACACTTCGATCCCACCCGACCGGAGGAGACGGTTTTGCATCTCCTCGCTTGTCTCCAGCATTGACTTTAGGCTCCTGAGGGAGTTGACCTTGAAGGGGGAGGATTCGATGTCGGTCAACCGAGAGATGAGGTCACCGGTGCTGCGCTGATCGGTGGTGTTAGGGTTCGCCGATTGCTTGTCGAGCCACGTGGAGATGAGGCGCTTGAGCGTGTGGTTTGGCGTGAGGTCGAGGGTGTCGAGGTGCTGCATCGTCGCAGGGCACGTCGACCTTTTGTAGGTCAGCAGCCACTTCTCGATGTTCTTGCGCTCATAGCTGACGCCGGTGGCGATGGTGACCGGATCCGCCATGAGATCCATGGAGATGGGGCACCTGAACAGGAGAggtgcttcttcttcctccatggatatatatgattataatgTATGTAATGGTGAAAAGGTTTCAGAAGAGCGAAGGGAGAGAAAGTACAGAGAGGTTGAGGGGAAGGGTGTGTATTTATAGTATTGGTGGGGAGGGAGAGATAAAAAGAGAGAATTCAAAGTCAATGGCCAAAGATGCTTGATGGCAAGTGGGAGGGATCTAGTTCATGTTTTTTTGGTGGGGCGGGGGAGGGGCGGTTGTTTTCTGAGTTTTTCATATTATTAgattagataaataaaattccATTAAACTATAATAAGTTAAGTGATTATTTTAAAGAAAGGATAAAATGtcatttcaataaaaaataataaacatttTAAAGTAATtagaggtaaaaatgtataataataataatatgtatagAAGTTCAGTATCTAAATCGGTTACTTTAAAACAACAGGCCCAACTTGTAACAGTAAGATAGTAGGGGGACTGTCCAAttaatccatatatatatatatatatatatatatatatatatatagagtagggctagaatacNAGATACACAACCTTTATAATTATTTACGGTACAACTAGTTTTAAAAGGacgtatttataaatttcataaaaaaaaaaagaacacatataaagtaaacattttttttataaataaaagaaaattaatatgtcaCAATAATATCAAAGGTTAAATTACGTGTGATGTGTCAAAGAAGTTTTGAATATAAATCATCGAAAAGATTACATAGTATGTCCGATCCTTGATTATATACTTTAGTTCGATTCGAATGTCCAAAGTCAAGTTCTGTTTtactttaaagaaaaaaaaaaaagaaaaaaactatgtTCTATCTTTAAATAAGATCGGATTAGATTCATATATACACACATTTCGAGGAAGAACCTCTGAACTTGGGACCGGGAACAGGGGGGTGTGAGGTGTTCCTGATCATGAACATTTCACTGGTAGTGTGGTTCTCACAGGCCAACACTGTTTTACTTTAAAGAACTATCATAAATTCCAAAAACTCGAGATATTTATCCGATGTTCCGGACATGTACAAGGACGTTGGGAGTTCAGAGTATAAAGAGTCGGTAATAAGATTGAGGTGTCTTTTTAATTTCATGTCGAGGTTGTTACTCACTGGAGGGAGTTTGTGTTCCCTTTTGGGAGGGTCTACGGACCCTAATGTTTCCGGCAGGTCGGCTCGCCAGATTTTGACCACCTACCTGGCGCCGACGGTACTAAAATCCAGCGTGTATGTGTGGGAGGggacgggtaaaaataatcataagATATAGGATGAGAGAACATCAAGAACGTATATTATTATTAGGTACTAATTAGAAAGAAGACACCCCATAAAAAGGTGTCCACCCCTCCGTTACCTTTCCAATTGCTGCGACCCATAACGACAGTTAGACCACTGGATAAACTGACGATGGTACGTAAACCCGTTACGATGGAGACGGTTGTGTCAGTGGTTGAAGGAACCGTGGAGAAAGTACAAGACAAATGAACCACCGAAATATCGGCTG
It encodes the following:
- the LOC109715788 gene encoding E3 ubiquitin-protein ligase PUB23-like, which codes for MEEEEAPLLFRCPISMDLMADPVTIATGVSYERKNIEKWLLTYKRSTCPATMQHLDTLDLTPNHTLKRLISTWLDKQSANPNTTDQRSTGDLISRLTDIESSPFKVNSLRSLKSMLETSEEMQNRLLRSGGIEVLARIMSQATAAADITDFSAFRACEEAAGVVSVLPLYDEASSSAAEILLRPKCVKPMTAILQRGSAEARIATMDILVKMARINRKWIDALGDDQNTEVLKSLLDLLSDEISTRKLSSLSLEVLLSIVAGSKGGRSRAVDVGAVPVLIELLPDADRHTCERILLLLKRLCECPEGRSAFAEHAMGVAAVAKKILRVSDGGTKVGVKILWLVCSFFPTEKVLDEMMASGAVKKLLALVHVDGRPSTKEKAIKIIRMHGMTWRQYPCFPGELRDYLRLMHETC